In Candidatus Sulfotelmatobacter sp., the following are encoded in one genomic region:
- a CDS encoding DUF1800 domain-containing protein has protein sequence MRQLEFAAHLAGRITLATLAILAVAIAPPESATRARADDMAAPDASRPPLTARDSALIVLNRLAYGPRPGDVDRVASIGVMRWVNQQLDAPRDRARQQIESQFAILRLDRQDLARKFVEARDAGKADKADSLTMSMDPALREYRELTDQFQQLVVARAVTADNQLEEILADFWINHFNVFLGKNTDRFLLPSYVEKTIRPRVLGKFEDLLIATAESPAMMVYLDNTLSVAKGAMPPQLARAEMREMRGYSSMSEEQIERIKSRMPTGINENYARELFELHTLGVDGGYTQQDVTQAARILTGWGVDPPAKGGGFVYRDWAHDDGEKQVLGQRFPSGHGQDEGVKLLRMLARHPATMQHVVTQLCERLVSDDPPAGAVEAGVAAWKRSDGSIREVVRAIIATPEFWEAARSRSKFKTPLEFVVSSVRAVGGTVGAEPGPARAVARLGQPLYQQPVPTGYADTEAAWANSSALFERMNVAVALAAGKMPGVSVDLDPLVGTTGDADALLQRVDQALFSGQLSSHTEEVIRRQIADLQPPQARAMAVGLGLGGPDFQHQ, from the coding sequence ACGGCTCGCGACTCGGCCCTGATCGTGCTCAATCGCCTCGCCTACGGCCCGCGTCCGGGTGATGTGGACCGCGTCGCCTCGATAGGCGTCATGCGCTGGGTGAACCAGCAGCTCGACGCACCGAGGGACCGCGCGCGCCAGCAGATCGAGTCTCAGTTCGCGATCCTGCGCCTCGATCGCCAGGATCTCGCGCGCAAGTTCGTCGAAGCTCGCGACGCCGGTAAGGCGGACAAGGCCGATTCGCTGACCATGTCCATGGATCCCGCGCTGCGCGAGTACCGCGAGCTGACCGACCAGTTCCAGCAGCTGGTGGTGGCGCGCGCAGTCACCGCGGACAATCAGCTCGAGGAGATTCTCGCCGACTTCTGGATCAATCACTTCAACGTGTTCCTCGGCAAGAACACCGATCGCTTCCTGCTCCCCTCCTACGTCGAAAAGACGATTCGCCCGCGAGTGCTGGGGAAATTCGAAGACTTGTTGATCGCGACCGCCGAGAGCCCGGCGATGATGGTCTACCTCGACAACACGCTGAGCGTGGCCAAGGGCGCGATGCCGCCCCAGCTCGCGCGCGCCGAGATGCGGGAGATGCGCGGGTACTCGTCGATGTCCGAAGAGCAGATCGAGCGCATCAAGTCGCGCATGCCGACCGGCATCAACGAGAACTACGCGCGCGAGCTGTTCGAGCTGCACACGCTCGGCGTGGACGGCGGCTACACGCAGCAGGACGTCACGCAAGCGGCGCGCATCCTGACCGGCTGGGGCGTGGATCCGCCGGCGAAGGGCGGCGGCTTCGTCTATCGGGATTGGGCGCACGACGATGGCGAGAAGCAGGTGCTCGGGCAACGCTTCCCCTCCGGACATGGCCAGGACGAGGGCGTGAAGCTGCTGCGCATGCTGGCGCGCCATCCTGCCACCATGCAGCACGTCGTCACCCAGCTCTGCGAGCGGCTGGTGAGCGACGATCCACCGGCCGGGGCGGTCGAGGCCGGAGTCGCGGCGTGGAAGAGAAGCGACGGCTCGATCCGCGAGGTGGTGCGCGCCATCATCGCCACTCCGGAGTTCTGGGAAGCGGCGCGCTCGCGCTCCAAGTTCAAGACGCCGCTCGAATTCGTGGTCAGCTCGGTGCGCGCGGTGGGCGGCACGGTCGGAGCCGAGCCCGGACCGGCGCGCGCGGTCGCACGGCTCGGCCAGCCGCTCTACCAGCAGCCGGTCCCGACCGGCTACGCCGACACCGAGGCGGCATGGGCCAACAGCTCCGCGCTGTTCGAGCGCATGAACGTGGCGGTGGCGCTCGCGGCCGGGAAGATGCCGGGCGTCAGCGTCGATCTCGATCCGCTGGTCGGGACCACCGGCGACGCCGACGCGTTGCTTCAGCGCGTGGACCAGGCGCTGTTCTCGGGACAGCTCTCATCGCACACCGAAGAAGTTATCCGCCGCCAGATCGCCGATCTCCAGCCACCGCAGGCGCGCGCGATGGCCGTCGGCCTGGGGCTCGGCGGCCCGGATTTTCAGCATCAGTAG
- a CDS encoding DUF1501 domain-containing protein: protein MSLDSFVTVSRRAFLRAGALALVSFGLDPLFLDRAAFALAPPPGKRRVLVCIFQRGAVDGLSMVVPHADAAYYRERPRIAIPQDQVLDLDGHFGLHPALSGLMPLWRQGLLAPVQAVGSPDLTRSHFDAQDYMESGTPGVKSTPDGWLNRCAAHDEEHRRTPFQSVAFGPQLPRILAGSAPALAISDLRAFGIRVGQPAVRDRLTRAFEELYEQSATGIVASSAAEGFEAAQALQKLNPGDYQPEHGAQYPNGKLGRSLMQIAQLIKADLGLENAFADAGGWDTHIAQGAGEGQLASRLRELGDSLAAFAQDLGDRMSDVVVLTMSEFGRTIAENGSIGTDHGHATAMFVLGGGVRGGRVAGKWPGLEAAQRFEGRDLALTTDFRDLFGEILTRHSGVADLAAIFPGYDPSPARFPGVMS, encoded by the coding sequence GTGAGTCTCGATTCTTTCGTGACCGTTTCGCGCCGCGCGTTCCTGCGAGCGGGCGCGCTGGCGCTGGTCAGCTTCGGGCTGGATCCCCTGTTCCTCGATCGCGCCGCGTTCGCCCTGGCGCCCCCGCCCGGAAAGCGCCGCGTACTGGTGTGCATCTTCCAGCGAGGCGCGGTGGACGGCCTGAGCATGGTGGTCCCGCACGCCGACGCCGCGTACTACCGCGAGCGACCGCGCATCGCGATCCCTCAGGATCAGGTGCTCGATCTCGACGGCCACTTCGGTCTTCATCCCGCGCTCTCGGGATTGATGCCGTTGTGGCGGCAGGGCCTGCTCGCGCCGGTGCAGGCGGTGGGTTCGCCGGACCTCACTCGCAGCCACTTCGACGCACAGGACTACATGGAGAGCGGTACACCGGGCGTGAAGTCGACGCCCGACGGCTGGCTCAACCGCTGCGCCGCGCACGACGAAGAGCATCGCCGCACGCCCTTCCAGTCGGTGGCGTTCGGGCCGCAGCTCCCCCGCATCCTGGCGGGCAGCGCGCCGGCCCTGGCGATTTCCGATCTGCGCGCGTTCGGCATCCGCGTCGGTCAACCCGCGGTGCGCGATCGGCTGACACGCGCGTTCGAAGAGCTGTACGAGCAATCCGCGACCGGCATCGTCGCCTCGTCGGCGGCCGAGGGCTTTGAAGCGGCACAAGCGCTGCAGAAACTGAATCCCGGCGACTACCAGCCCGAGCACGGCGCGCAGTACCCGAACGGCAAGCTCGGCCGCTCGCTCATGCAGATCGCACAGCTCATCAAGGCCGACCTCGGGCTCGAGAACGCGTTCGCCGACGCCGGCGGCTGGGACACGCACATCGCGCAGGGAGCCGGAGAGGGGCAACTGGCATCGCGGCTTCGCGAGCTGGGCGATTCGCTCGCGGCGTTCGCGCAGGATCTCGGCGACCGGATGAGCGACGTGGTGGTGCTCACCATGTCCGAGTTCGGGCGCACGATCGCCGAAAATGGCAGCATCGGCACCGATCACGGTCACGCCACCGCGATGTTCGTTCTGGGCGGAGGCGTGCGCGGCGGACGCGTCGCCGGCAAGTGGCCGGGGCTCGAAGCCGCGCAGCGCTTCGAGGGCCGCGATCTCGCGTTGACCACCGACTTCCGCGATCTGTTCGGCGAGATCCTCACGCGGCATTCGGGCGTCGCCGATCTCGCCGCGATTTTCCCCGGCTACGATCCCTCGCCGGCGCGATTCCCGGGAGTCATGTCCTAG